One segment of Prionailurus bengalensis isolate Pbe53 chromosome D4, Fcat_Pben_1.1_paternal_pri, whole genome shotgun sequence DNA contains the following:
- the LOC122474410 gene encoding olfactory receptor 13F1: MFQGNLTSVTVFFLLGFSHYPKVEVIVFVLCLLMYLITLLGNIILISITILDSHLHKPMYFFLSNLSFLDIWYTSSAFTPMLTNFVTGENTISFVGCVAQMYFSLAMGATECVLLSLMAYDRYVAICNPLRYPIIMNKKVCLQIAAGSWLTGYLTTLVETVFVMQLSLCGHNTINHFACEILAVLKLVCVDTSMVELLMLVITTLILPMPVLLICISYAFILSNILRISSVGGRSKAFSTCAAHLTVVVLFFGTALSMYLKPSAVDSQEIDKFIALVYGGLTPMLNPIIYSLRNKEVKAAMKRLLIRNPFGTVLISVLNNIRASTLI; the protein is encoded by the coding sequence atgtttcagGGAAATTTGACATCTGTAAcagtttttttcctcctgggatTTTCCCACTACCCCAAAGTTGAGGTCATTGTATTTGTGCTGTGCTTGCTGATGTACCTGATCACCCTGCTGGGTAATATCATTCTGATCTCCATCACCATCCTGGATTCCCACCTACACAaacccatgtacttcttcctcagcAACCTCTCCTTTTTAGACATCTGGTACACTTCTTCTGCTTTTACTCCAATGCTGACAAACTTTGTTACAGGGGAAAACACCATCTCATTCGTAGGGTGTGTTGCTCAGATGTACTTCTCTCTAGCTATGGGTGCCACTGAGTGTGTGCTCTTGTCATTGATGGCATATGACCGATATGTGGCCATCTGCAACCCCCTGAGATACCCCATCATAATGAACAAGAAGGTTTGTTTGCAGATTGCAGCTGGTTCCTGGTTGACAGGCTACCTCACCACCCTGGTGGAAACAGTATTTGTGATGCAGCTCTCTCTGTGTGGTCATAACACAATCAATCATTTTGCTTGTGAAATTCTGGCTGTCTTGAAACTGGTTTGTGTGGACACCTCCATGGTGGAATTACTCATGCTGGTGATCACCACACTTATCCTTCCCATGCCAGTGCTTCTAATTTGTATATCTTATGCATTCATTCTCTCCAACATCCTAAGAATTAGTTCAGTGGGTGGTCGAAGCAAAGCCTTTTCAACATGTGCAGCCCACCTGACTGTGGTGGTTTTGTTCTTTGGGACAGCTCTCTCCATGTACCTAAAGCCCTCAGCTGTGGATTCACAGGAAATAGATAAATTTATAGCTTTGGTATATGGCGGATTAACCCCCATGTTGAATCCTATCATCTATAGTCTACGGAACAAAGAGGTGAAAGCAGCTATGAAAAGGTTGCTGATTAGAAATCCTTTTGGTACTGTGTTAATTTCTGTCCTCAATAATATCAGAGCAAGCACACTCATCTGA